The following proteins are co-located in the Primulina tabacum isolate GXHZ01 chromosome 11, ASM2559414v2, whole genome shotgun sequence genome:
- the LOC142519588 gene encoding zinc finger protein AZF2-like: protein MSKMLKPEASVPVKTCKSLFVYSPFESHDFEKTRKFLCTICQKTFPSCQALGGHRASHKNFKCFCAPRSENDILETENSPIQSTKSMAKISVFATKTASEVEFLKIKEHECPICFKVFPSGQALGGHKRSHLIADQPKNTTHPSVVIQMPASNTRDFLDVNLLLACSG from the coding sequence ATGAGCAAAATGTTAAAACCTGAAGCGAGTGTGCCTGTTAAAACCTGCAAATCCCTATTTGTATACAGCCCTTTTGAGTcccatgattttgagaaaaccaGAAAATTCTTATGCACGATATGCCAAAAAACCTTCCCTTCATGTCAAGCTCTTGGGGGTCACAGAGCTAGCCACAAAAATTTCAAATGCTTCTGTGCTCCAAGAAGTGAAAACGACATCCTCGAAACCGAAAATTCACCCATTCAAAGTACTAAAAGCATGGCAAAAATTAGTGTGTTTGCCACCAAAACTGCATCAGAAGTTGAATTCCTGAAAATTAAGGAGCACGAGTGCCCAATTTGCTTTAAGGTTTTCCCATCAGGGCAGGCTTTAGGTGGGCACAAGAGATCACATTTGATAGCAGATCAGCCCAAAAATACTACTCATCCGTCTGTTGTGATCCAAATGCCGGCCTCAAACACTCGGGACTTTCTTGATGTCAACTTGCTACTTGCCTGCTCCGGTTGA